In Pleurocapsa sp. PCC 7319, the following are encoded in one genomic region:
- a CDS encoding sulfite exporter TauE/SafE family protein, with product MSVLKFKFKKLDLLVPLFVWSFWLLLMVARNQWHLFVDNWFMSVTMAVGSFIAGSTSEGGGAVAFPVMTLMFDIEPAVARDFSLMIQSVGMTSATIAIFVNRIAIEPRALLFSSLGGALGIMFSLEYIAPLLPPVVTKLFFVTLWLSFGVALLSMNRDRQRVLNKRISGFQRQDMLVLIAVGLVGGMVSGITGSGLDILTFSLLVLAFRLDEKIATPTSVVLMAVNALVGFGWRVFFSSTPVLPETWSYWWVSVPVVVIGAPLGAKFIANRSNLFVIYLLLTTIILQFGAALLILPLTHNLMLFSAATFLVGFCFFSVMNYSGYQRLLSNRQNVKDIIIRETAVSESHK from the coding sequence ATGAGTGTATTGAAATTTAAATTTAAGAAGCTAGATCTTCTGGTTCCCTTGTTCGTTTGGTCATTTTGGCTGCTGTTAATGGTTGCCAGAAACCAATGGCATTTGTTTGTCGATAATTGGTTTATGTCTGTCACCATGGCTGTCGGCTCTTTTATCGCTGGTTCAACTAGCGAAGGGGGTGGTGCGGTGGCATTTCCGGTCATGACTTTGATGTTTGATATTGAGCCAGCGGTAGCTAGAGATTTCTCTTTGATGATTCAGTCGGTGGGGATGACTTCCGCTACGATCGCGATTTTTGTTAATCGCATTGCTATCGAACCCCGTGCTTTGCTGTTTTCCAGCCTAGGGGGAGCCTTAGGAATCATGTTCAGCCTCGAATATATCGCTCCGCTTCTGCCCCCTGTGGTAACTAAGCTATTTTTTGTGACCCTATGGTTAAGCTTTGGTGTAGCACTGCTTTCGATGAACCGCGATCGCCAACGGGTTCTTAACAAGCGAATTTCCGGCTTTCAAAGACAGGATATGCTGGTGCTGATTGCTGTCGGTTTAGTGGGAGGAATGGTAAGTGGCATCACTGGTAGCGGACTGGATATCTTGACCTTTTCGCTGCTAGTACTAGCATTCCGCCTTGATGAGAAAATTGCTACTCCAACCTCAGTTGTACTAATGGCAGTTAATGCCTTAGTTGGTTTTGGTTGGCGTGTCTTCTTCAGCTCAACGCCCGTTTTGCCTGAGACTTGGAGCTATTGGTGGGTATCTGTGCCTGTAGTGGTTATCGGCGCCCCCCTAGGTGCGAAATTTATCGCTAATCGCTCAAATCTTTTTGTTATCTATCTTTTACTAACTACCATCATTCTCCAATTTGGCGCTGCTTTGCTGATCTTGCCCCTAACTCATAACTTAATGCTCTTTAGTGCAGCAACATTTTTAGTTGGTTTTTGCTTTTTTTCAGTAATGAATTACTCGGGCTATCAGCGATTGCTATCCAACAGACAAAATGTCAAAGACATAATCATTCGAGAAACAGCCGTATCCGAATCTCACAAATGA
- a CDS encoding NAD(P)-binding domain-containing protein, translating into MDKKKVAVIGAGLAGLVTIKSCLEEGMEVVAFESSPHIGGNWKFRKQGVSVFRNTELSSSKYITAFSDFPMPDRYPHFLKHEQYLEYLLAYTRHFDLEKHIIYNASVKSVSRKGDKWIVCVVKPDAVDEYEVDSVAVCTGLNEEKELPAIENMSEFQGKIVHSSTYKDNSPYHGKHVVVVGGGESGGDLVNELSQVATKVTLSLRRGVFIMPKLDKRMTLPGDYFHHRTTYQLPPVLYDRIETAIQHLLTFINRKYKSWQIRQKLIDLSGGSYHKQFITKSDVFMQALTKPNVALKSGIHQFNPDGIVFSDGSKVKADTVIFCSGFKVKFPFLPIENEGWDWRQLYKKIFHLDLPNIGFIGFARPNIGAMPPIIELQARYFAGIASGRLSLPSTAQMKATIEKDAKKSAELKPLVSDRITGIVSYVPFMYELAELIGCRPVLWKLIKRPLVLWSVLFGSVAAPHFRICGPHANPLALDVIEREGLHIWKLKTPHEIFLFLFLQVVWGGSALIGYPILKVISSLRGLNFLNPELSL; encoded by the coding sequence ATGGATAAGAAAAAAGTTGCCGTTATCGGGGCTGGACTTGCTGGTTTAGTAACAATTAAGTCCTGCCTAGAAGAAGGGATGGAGGTTGTGGCCTTCGAGTCCTCTCCTCATATCGGTGGAAACTGGAAGTTCCGCAAGCAAGGGGTCAGCGTATTTCGCAATACCGAACTGAGTTCCTCAAAGTATATAACTGCATTCTCTGACTTTCCCATGCCCGATCGCTATCCTCACTTCTTAAAGCACGAACAGTACCTTGAATATCTCTTGGCTTATACTCGTCACTTCGATCTTGAAAAGCACATAATCTATAATGCTTCGGTCAAATCTGTATCGCGTAAAGGAGACAAGTGGATCGTTTGCGTGGTCAAACCTGATGCCGTAGATGAATACGAAGTTGACTCTGTGGCAGTTTGTACGGGACTAAATGAAGAAAAGGAGTTGCCTGCCATTGAGAATATGTCAGAATTCCAGGGAAAAATTGTTCACTCATCGACCTACAAAGACAATAGCCCTTATCACGGTAAGCATGTGGTAGTAGTTGGCGGTGGAGAAAGCGGTGGCGATCTCGTGAATGAACTTTCTCAGGTGGCGACAAAGGTGACACTTAGTTTGAGAAGAGGAGTGTTTATTATGCCCAAACTCGACAAGCGTATGACTCTTCCCGGAGATTACTTTCATCACCGAACCACATATCAATTGCCACCTGTACTTTACGACCGTATCGAAACTGCGATTCAACACTTGTTAACTTTTATCAACCGTAAATATAAATCCTGGCAGATCAGACAAAAACTGATCGATTTATCTGGAGGTAGCTATCACAAACAATTCATAACTAAATCGGATGTATTCATGCAGGCCCTTACAAAACCTAATGTTGCTCTCAAATCTGGAATTCACCAATTCAATCCAGACGGGATCGTCTTTAGCGATGGGAGCAAAGTAAAGGCGGATACAGTTATCTTTTGTAGTGGTTTCAAAGTTAAATTCCCCTTTTTACCAATAGAGAATGAGGGGTGGGATTGGCGCCAGCTCTATAAAAAAATCTTTCATCTAGACCTCCCCAATATTGGTTTTATAGGCTTTGCCCGTCCCAACATAGGTGCGATGCCTCCTATTATCGAACTACAAGCTCGTTATTTTGCTGGAATTGCCAGTGGTAGATTATCTCTTCCTTCAACCGCACAGATGAAGGCAACAATTGAAAAAGATGCCAAGAAATCTGCTGAGTTAAAGCCTCTTGTCAGCGATCGCATTACGGGAATTGTCTCCTACGTGCCATTTATGTATGAGTTGGCCGAGTTAATTGGTTGTCGTCCTGTTCTATGGAAATTAATCAAACGACCGCTCGTGCTCTGGAGTGTTTTGTTTGGAAGTGTTGCAGCCCCCCACTTCCGCATCTGTGGACCCCATGCTAATCCATTAGCATTAGATGTCATTGAACGTGAAGGTCTGCACATTTGGAAACTCAAGACCCCCCATGAAATATTTTTGTTCTTGTTTTTACAAGTAGTTTGGGGTGGAAGCGCCCTGATTGGGTATCCCATTTTGAAAGTTATCTCCTCTTTAAGAGGCTTAAACTTTCTAAATCCCGAATTAAGTCTTTGA
- a CDS encoding NAD(P)-binding domain-containing protein, producing the protein MEKKKVAIIGAGLAGLVTIKSCLEEGMEVIAFEKNERLGGNWHFQEGGVSVFRHTELTSSKYLTAFSDFPMPENFPHFLKHEQYLDYLLDYARHFDLQRHIKFEATVTRMQRQEGKWLLNVSHGGTVSRCEFDAVAVCTGLNEKRNLPAIPNQENFQGKIVHSSAYKDNIPYREQNVVIVGGGESGGDILNEISQVAKEVTLSLRRGVFVMPKLDKTMTLPGDYFHHRSTYHFPPAIYDRIETLFQNLFNFINRRQKAWQIRQKLIELSGGSYHQQFITKSDVFLTALAQPHVFLKPAIQRFDTDGVVFADGSKVKAEAVIFSSGFKVFFPFLPIESRGWDWRKLYKNIFHPELTNLGFIGFARPNIGAIPPVTELQSRYFAGVASGRLSLPSLAEMESVIKRDARETAKLKPLVCERVTSIVSFVPYMYELAGLIGCRPILKQLLNRPLVLWSVLFGTVAPPHFRLCGPHADPKAFEIIAQEGLHLQKLKTPQEKFLFFAFQIIWGVGGILSYPLFKAVYRLPGCKLLEPQLDF; encoded by the coding sequence ATGGAAAAAAAGAAAGTTGCCATCATCGGAGCTGGACTTGCTGGTTTAGTAACGATTAAGTCTTGTCTTGAGGAAGGAATGGAGGTTATAGCCTTTGAGAAGAACGAGCGGCTGGGGGGAAACTGGCATTTCCAAGAGGGAGGTGTAAGCGTCTTTCGGCATACCGAATTAACTTCCTCAAAGTATCTAACTGCCTTTTCTGACTTTCCTATGCCAGAGAATTTCCCACATTTTTTAAAGCACGAACAGTATCTTGATTATTTGCTAGATTATGCTCGCCATTTCGATTTGCAACGGCACATTAAATTTGAAGCAACAGTGACTCGCATGCAACGACAAGAGGGAAAATGGCTGCTTAATGTTTCTCATGGTGGTACGGTTAGTAGGTGTGAATTCGATGCAGTAGCAGTTTGTACGGGTTTAAATGAAAAGCGTAATCTCCCAGCGATTCCCAATCAAGAGAATTTTCAGGGAAAAATTGTTCATTCATCTGCCTATAAAGACAATATCCCATACCGAGAGCAAAATGTTGTCATTGTCGGTGGTGGTGAAAGTGGAGGAGATATTCTGAATGAAATATCTCAAGTTGCCAAAGAGGTAACACTGAGTTTGAGGAGGGGTGTATTTGTCATGCCTAAACTTGACAAGACAATGACACTACCGGGAGATTATTTCCATCACCGCTCTACTTACCACTTCCCTCCAGCAATTTACGATCGCATAGAAACTCTATTCCAAAATCTTTTCAACTTTATCAACCGCCGACAAAAAGCTTGGCAGATTCGGCAAAAGTTGATTGAGCTATCTGGAGGAAGTTACCACCAACAATTTATTACCAAGTCAGACGTTTTCTTAACAGCCCTTGCCCAACCACATGTATTCCTCAAGCCAGCAATTCAAAGGTTTGACACTGATGGTGTGGTGTTTGCCGATGGTAGCAAAGTCAAAGCAGAGGCTGTAATCTTCTCCAGTGGCTTCAAGGTTTTCTTCCCATTTCTCCCCATCGAGAGTCGAGGATGGGATTGGCGCAAACTATATAAAAATATCTTCCATCCTGAACTAACCAATCTCGGTTTTATCGGCTTTGCACGTCCTAATATTGGTGCTATCCCTCCCGTTACCGAGCTTCAGTCGCGCTATTTTGCCGGTGTAGCTAGTGGCAGATTATCGCTGCCATCTCTTGCTGAGATGGAGTCAGTTATCAAACGAGATGCTCGGGAAACTGCCAAACTGAAACCACTAGTTTGCGAACGAGTTACTTCAATCGTCTCATTTGTTCCTTACATGTACGAACTAGCGGGGCTAATTGGCTGTCGCCCAATTTTGAAACAGCTTTTGAACAGGCCGTTAGTGCTGTGGAGTGTTTTGTTTGGTACCGTAGCACCACCTCATTTTCGTCTTTGTGGGCCTCATGCCGATCCCAAAGCCTTTGAGATTATCGCACAGGAAGGCTTACACCTACAAAAGTTAAAAACGCCTCAGGAAAAATTTTTGTTTTTTGCTTTTCAAATAATTTGGGGCGTTGGTGGGATACTCAGCTATCCCCTCTTTAAAGCGGTTTATCGCTTACCAGGCTGTAAATTGCTCGAACCCCAGTTAGATTTTTAA
- a CDS encoding isoprenylcysteine carboxyl methyltransferase family protein, which yields MLSKSIFMGIIAAIILQRLLELRHSKQNAAYILAQGGREYNDNLLGAVKVLQVSWWMAMIVEVWWLERPFIPVLAAAALLATLAGQVLRYLSMRSLGQRWTLPIMTLPHQPVVDSGIYSYLRHPNWLGVILEIAALPLIHSAYLTAIFFSIANAWLMSKRIKAEERALSEDTNYAYVFGYKPRFIPGIRFFKAAKTT from the coding sequence GTGTTAAGTAAATCGATCTTCATGGGAATTATTGCTGCTATTATCTTGCAGAGACTTTTGGAGCTGCGCCATAGCAAGCAAAATGCTGCATATATCCTGGCTCAAGGAGGACGAGAGTATAATGACAACCTTTTAGGTGCCGTAAAAGTGCTGCAAGTGAGTTGGTGGATGGCGATGATTGTAGAAGTCTGGTGGCTTGAGCGTCCTTTTATCCCAGTTTTAGCTGCTGCTGCGCTATTAGCAACGCTAGCGGGTCAGGTTTTGCGCTATTTGTCTATGCGATCGCTAGGACAGCGTTGGACTCTTCCGATTATGACTCTGCCTCATCAGCCAGTGGTTGACTCTGGTATTTATAGTTATCTGCGACACCCCAATTGGCTGGGGGTAATCCTCGAAATTGCGGCTTTACCTCTAATCCATTCAGCCTATCTCACCGCGATCTTTTTTAGCATCGCCAACGCCTGGTTAATGAGTAAGCGAATAAAAGCTGAAGAACGAGCTTTGAGTGAAGACACTAACTATGCTTATGTTTTTGGCTACAAGCCTCGTTTCATCCCCGGCATCAGATTTTTTAAAGCCGCAAAAACCACTTAG
- a CDS encoding phytanoyl-CoA dioxygenase family protein, producing MKRNKFLFRLKIALSYLLVKLKFLQGLFPQRMRDRLPIGWNDQMFLTAFKSGGQKIYYDYYCQQREPNAYQPKVLVDEKYRLSEEDIRFFYEHGYLGPFTIMSPEEAKSVKDLFIEQIENTESPIYPYSQGAYEILTKDKSQPADERMSNEKIAMRGMNFRDRYLDNPILLNLFKHPALTERCAQLLGPDLLLWRTQFFPKAPKSPGTPFHQASTYLLDNRVESVVNPPDVEDLFQLTCWFALTDATKENGCMTVVSGSSQKIYPIKFEIFDPSKAGNGKGRFGNLQIEIDYPIHSDNIKAIEMKAGQFYIFSERAIHGSLDNQTNQWRWGVNGRVVPTSTRLYSQKMLSEGHSYSIAGVSKIKLDNWRAALIRGEDRFGYNRLLEESTKSQGEIVGVK from the coding sequence ATGAAACGTAATAAGTTTTTATTTCGCCTCAAAATTGCTCTCAGTTATCTTCTGGTCAAACTCAAATTTCTCCAGGGTTTATTTCCTCAAAGAATGAGAGATCGTTTACCAATAGGGTGGAACGATCAAATGTTTTTGACGGCATTTAAGTCCGGAGGACAAAAAATTTACTATGACTATTATTGTCAGCAGCGGGAACCAAATGCTTATCAACCAAAAGTCTTGGTGGATGAAAAATACCGTCTCTCTGAAGAGGATATTCGATTTTTTTATGAGCATGGTTATCTCGGTCCTTTTACCATAATGTCTCCGGAAGAGGCAAAATCGGTGAAAGATCTTTTCATCGAGCAGATAGAAAACACAGAATCTCCAATTTATCCCTACTCTCAAGGGGCCTATGAAATTCTAACCAAAGATAAATCGCAACCCGCTGATGAACGAATGAGTAATGAGAAGATTGCGATGAGGGGGATGAACTTCCGCGATCGCTATCTGGATAATCCCATCTTGCTGAATTTGTTTAAGCATCCAGCCCTAACCGAGCGGTGTGCTCAACTGTTAGGTCCCGATCTTTTGCTCTGGCGTACTCAATTTTTTCCCAAGGCACCTAAGAGTCCTGGAACTCCATTTCACCAAGCAAGTACCTACCTGCTTGATAATCGAGTAGAATCGGTTGTCAATCCTCCCGATGTTGAAGACCTGTTTCAGTTAACCTGTTGGTTTGCTCTTACCGATGCCACCAAAGAAAATGGATGCATGACAGTCGTTTCTGGCTCCAGCCAAAAAATCTATCCGATTAAGTTTGAAATATTTGACCCCAGTAAAGCTGGTAATGGAAAAGGTCGATTTGGCAATCTCCAAATCGAAATTGATTATCCGATCCATTCCGACAATATTAAGGCCATTGAAATGAAGGCAGGACAATTTTATATCTTTAGCGAGCGGGCCATCCATGGCTCGTTAGATAATCAAACTAACCAGTGGCGATGGGGCGTAAATGGTCGGGTCGTTCCCACAAGTACGCGCCTATATAGCCAAAAAATGTTGTCAGAAGGCCACAGTTATTCAATCGCAGGTGTGAGCAAAATTAAGTTAGACAACTGGAGAGCAGCTTTAATTCGTGGTGAAGATCGTTTTGGATACAACAGGCTACTTGAAGAATCAACCAAGTCACAAGGAGAAATAGTTGGTGTTAAGTAA
- a CDS encoding cytochrome P450 gives MKQLKGPRTPGFVQKIQWSSDPIGYMDAAAQKFPDIFEAKITPVGNTQVLVSHPQAIQQIMTQDVKSEYAAPDGNLMRPVFGDESLLFQDPKHHLRQRKLLMPSFHGERMTAYGRAICNLAQQVSEELSSGEIFSARAIMEDISLEVILEVIFGLSEGERYQILKELLVYYSGVFQSKIFNLLLLSPSLQKKLGFLNSWQNFLHKRQQIDQLLYAEIKERRAKPDPERTDILSMLLLARDEDGERMSDVEIRDQLITLLLTGHETTATSMAWALYWIHYHPEIRAKLLKEIDRLGDSPDPMDIFRLPYLTAVCNETLRIYPVVPISGPRMVKESFELMGYEIQPGTALHCCIYLTHHREDLYPNSKQFQPERFIEHQFSPYEFIPFGGGSRRCLGAALAMFEMKLVIATILSRYRLLLADNKPVKPIRQAITLIPAGGVRMILQGQRLRQQMSQPVANPV, from the coding sequence ATGAAACAACTAAAAGGTCCAAGAACGCCCGGTTTTGTCCAAAAAATTCAGTGGAGTAGCGATCCGATCGGCTATATGGATGCGGCTGCTCAAAAGTTTCCCGATATTTTTGAGGCCAAAATTACTCCCGTTGGTAATACTCAAGTATTAGTAAGTCACCCCCAAGCCATCCAGCAAATCATGACCCAAGATGTCAAGAGTGAATATGCTGCTCCAGATGGTAATTTGATGCGTCCTGTCTTTGGTGACGAATCACTACTTTTCCAAGATCCAAAGCATCATTTGCGCCAAAGAAAGTTGCTGATGCCTTCTTTTCATGGCGAAAGAATGACTGCTTATGGCAGAGCCATCTGTAATCTTGCCCAGCAAGTCAGCGAGGAATTATCTTCTGGCGAGATTTTTTCGGCAAGGGCAATCATGGAAGATATTTCCTTAGAAGTGATTCTAGAAGTGATCTTTGGCTTGTCCGAAGGAGAGCGATATCAAATACTAAAAGAATTGTTGGTCTATTATTCGGGGGTTTTTCAATCTAAGATATTTAACCTTCTGCTATTGTCTCCTTCACTCCAAAAAAAATTAGGTTTTTTAAACTCTTGGCAAAACTTTTTACACAAACGTCAACAGATTGACCAACTGCTCTATGCTGAAATCAAAGAGCGCCGAGCCAAACCAGACCCAGAGCGGACAGATATCCTATCGATGTTACTGCTCGCAAGGGATGAGGACGGAGAACGAATGTCCGATGTAGAAATTCGAGATCAGTTAATCACTCTGCTGTTGACTGGACATGAAACTACGGCTACGTCAATGGCTTGGGCGTTGTACTGGATTCATTATCATCCCGAAATTAGAGCTAAATTGCTTAAGGAAATTGATCGTCTAGGAGACTCTCCAGACCCAATGGATATTTTCCGTCTCCCCTATCTAACTGCTGTATGTAATGAAACTCTGCGCATTTATCCAGTGGTGCCAATCAGCGGACCCAGGATGGTAAAAGAATCATTTGAACTAATGGGTTACGAGATACAACCGGGTACTGCATTGCACTGTTGTATATATTTGACTCACCATCGTGAAGATTTATATCCAAATTCTAAACAATTTCAGCCAGAGCGATTTATTGAGCATCAATTTTCCCCATATGAATTTATTCCTTTTGGTGGCGGCAGCCGTCGTTGTTTAGGAGCAGCATTGGCAATGTTTGAAATGAAGCTAGTTATAGCAACAATCCTCTCTCGTTATCGACTGTTGCTGGCAGATAACAAACCAGTGAAACCAATTCGTCAAGCTATTACTTTAATACCTGCTGGTGGGGTGAGGATGATCTTACAAGGTCAACGTCTACGTCAACAAATGTCTCAACCTGTCGCCAATCCAGTTTAA
- a CDS encoding type III polyketide synthase — MAFIVATSIGFPTHYYPQEVLANALRKYFLAMDLDFDLEIIDRFFTNVAIDGRYFMLPLDSFFDPPGMEVSVSKAIEATVNLIGETISKLLDKVALEPKDISQLTSVSLAPAVPAIDTRLMNLLPFSSSLKRMPLGGVGCLGGAFGISRVAEYLRGHPTEAAILVAAEPSSALWQGSLQRDLNSMIKKLPTDPSQYSDIIMTIVTAALFGDGAGAVLMVGDDHPLACPGQPQVIDSRSIMLPDTINLMGMDVVDTGTRNILRPKVADHVKVGLRQAIDPLLAKHDLAVDKISRWLVHPGGPKIINAVEDEFALDDQALQLSRDALAKIGNISSPTVLYILDRTLAGEQPPPGSYGLAIAMGPGFSQEVILLQW; from the coding sequence ATGGCTTTTATTGTTGCTACATCGATTGGCTTTCCGACCCATTATTATCCTCAGGAAGTACTAGCAAACGCTCTAAGAAAGTACTTTTTGGCGATGGATCTGGATTTCGATCTTGAGATTATTGATCGCTTCTTTACTAATGTGGCGATTGATGGTCGCTACTTTATGTTGCCCCTTGATTCTTTTTTTGACCCCCCAGGAATGGAAGTAAGTGTTAGTAAGGCGATCGAGGCTACTGTGAATTTAATTGGCGAAACTATCAGCAAATTACTTGACAAGGTAGCTCTCGAACCAAAAGATATTTCTCAGCTTACATCAGTTAGCCTTGCTCCAGCGGTTCCTGCCATCGATACTCGCTTGATGAATCTACTCCCCTTTTCTTCCAGTCTCAAGCGAATGCCTCTTGGTGGCGTTGGTTGTTTAGGGGGAGCCTTTGGTATCTCTAGGGTTGCGGAATACCTGCGGGGACATCCCACTGAAGCAGCAATTCTGGTAGCAGCAGAACCTTCCTCCGCACTTTGGCAAGGTTCTTTGCAACGAGATTTGAATTCAATGATTAAGAAACTACCTACAGATCCGTCTCAGTACAGTGACATCATTATGACAATTGTTACGGCGGCTTTGTTTGGCGACGGTGCGGGAGCAGTGTTAATGGTTGGTGACGATCATCCTCTTGCTTGTCCTGGACAACCACAGGTAATTGACAGCAGATCCATTATGCTTCCCGATACCATCAATTTGATGGGGATGGATGTGGTTGACACTGGCACGAGAAATATCCTCAGACCTAAAGTAGCCGATCATGTCAAAGTCGGTCTAAGACAGGCGATCGACCCTCTGCTAGCCAAGCACGATCTAGCAGTAGATAAAATCTCTCGCTGGCTCGTACATCCTGGTGGTCCCAAGATTATCAATGCAGTAGAAGATGAGTTTGCCCTGGACGACCAAGCTTTACAACTAAGTCGTGATGCTTTAGCAAAAATTGGCAATATTTCATCGCCTACAGTGCTTTACATCCTTGATCGCACCTTGGCGGGAGAACAACCGCCTCCTGGTTCCTATGGTTTGGCGATCGCCATGGGTCCTGGCTTTTCTCAAGAAGTCATTCTTTTGCAGTGGTAG